From the genome of Proteus vulgaris, one region includes:
- the cutC gene encoding choline trimethylamine-lyase, with the protein MGKYSLTPRVKMLAERLVSRNSSISTERATIFDSLDNSIAGVPQAIKPAQRFYEFIRHFPSYIAQDELIIGSQSSTPRGAIFHTEEEVRSDSIYRFLSINNSVASPDYMLVVNQGFLAIKAQLEDRIRSIGSAVNRSSMDEANYCKSAIYACDAALYFAQILSAKAENLAAMEGNPYRKAELLDSAAVLRKVPAKPAETFKEAVQVFYLLQLVLHLENGSYAINPMGFDKALYPFYQRDLDQGRLTQAQAYEIVESVWLKLAELSEVRATKEVDGYPMFDAMTQGVDINDPRVSINELSEMLLSARANLSTLHSSLQVRLYNGRMNSQPQYAAPSASVVAPTADASEFKVMEGLTPRLQRLRNRYLEARPSVSIYRALAFTEIARNNPGLPPILLRAKAFRRACETAPILIQDEELIVGHPCGKPRAGAFSPDIAWRWVRDELDTMSTRPQDPFQISEEDKKVIREEIVPFWEGRSLDEICEAQYREAGVWEFSGETFVSDLSYHQINGGGDTCPGYDVLLFTKGMNGIKADAQAKLAELSMENPADIDRIYFYKASIESCEGVIAYAHRIAEHARELASKESNPQRREELLTIAQVNENVPANPPKTLQEALQSIWTVESLFEVEENQTGLSLGRLDQYCFPMYENDIKSGRLTREQALEMMQAFIIKCAELMWMSSELGAKYFAGYQPFINLTIGGQKRTGGDACNDLTYLIMDAVRFVKVYQPSLACRIHNQSPQQYMEKIVDVVKAGMGFPACHFDDSHIKMMLRKGFDFEDARDYCLMGCVEPQKSGRIYQWTSTGYTQWPIAIEFVLNRGRMVLFDSYQGLDTGDLRDLRTYEDFDRAVKEQVAHIVRLSAIGTVISQRVHRDIAPKPLMSLLVEGCMEQGKDVTAGGAMVNHGPGLIFSGLATYVDSMAAIRKLVYEDKKYTLEQIRDGLLANFEGQEELLRDCLNAPKFGNDDDVVDQYALDITEWTERECRKYKMLYSTFSHGTLSISNNTPIGELTAATPNGRLAWKPLSDGISPTQGADKHGPTAIIKSISKMNVETMNIGMVHNFKFLKGLLDTNEGRQGLITLLRTASILGNGQMQFSYVDNEVLKKAQLEPEKYRDLIVRVAGYSAYFVELCKEVQDEIISRTVIEKF; encoded by the coding sequence ATGGGCAAATATTCTTTGACGCCACGCGTAAAAATGCTGGCAGAACGTTTAGTTTCACGTAATAGCTCCATCAGCACAGAGCGTGCAACCATTTTTGATTCATTAGACAACAGCATTGCAGGTGTGCCCCAAGCGATTAAACCTGCGCAACGTTTTTATGAATTTATTCGTCATTTTCCAAGCTACATTGCACAAGATGAATTGATTATCGGCAGTCAATCATCAACACCACGTGGCGCGATTTTCCACACTGAAGAAGAAGTGCGTAGCGACTCTATCTACCGTTTCTTAAGTATTAACAATAGCGTTGCATCACCTGATTACATGCTGGTGGTAAACCAAGGTTTCTTAGCAATTAAAGCTCAGCTTGAAGACAGAATTAGAAGCATTGGTAGTGCCGTAAATCGTAGCAGTATGGATGAAGCTAATTACTGTAAATCAGCTATTTATGCATGTGATGCAGCGCTATATTTTGCACAAATTCTATCTGCAAAAGCAGAGAATTTAGCTGCAATGGAAGGTAACCCATACCGTAAAGCAGAATTATTAGATAGCGCTGCGGTATTACGAAAAGTACCAGCAAAACCAGCAGAAACCTTTAAAGAAGCAGTTCAAGTTTTCTATTTACTGCAATTAGTCTTACATCTGGAAAATGGCAGTTATGCCATCAATCCAATGGGATTTGATAAAGCACTTTATCCATTCTATCAACGTGATCTCGACCAAGGTCGTTTAACACAAGCACAGGCTTATGAAATCGTTGAAAGTGTTTGGCTGAAATTAGCAGAGCTTTCCGAAGTACGTGCGACCAAAGAAGTTGATGGCTATCCAATGTTTGATGCCATGACTCAGGGTGTTGATATTAACGATCCCCGAGTAAGCATCAACGAATTATCAGAAATGTTGCTATCAGCGCGCGCGAATTTGTCAACATTACACAGTTCACTGCAAGTGCGTTTATACAACGGTCGTATGAATTCACAGCCACAATATGCTGCACCTTCAGCAAGTGTTGTTGCACCAACGGCAGACGCGAGCGAATTCAAAGTGATGGAAGGTTTAACACCTCGCTTACAACGTTTACGTAACCGTTATTTAGAAGCACGTCCAAGCGTTTCTATCTACAGAGCATTAGCATTTACTGAGATTGCTCGTAATAATCCAGGTTTACCACCGATTTTACTACGTGCAAAAGCATTCCGTCGTGCTTGTGAAACCGCACCTATTTTAATTCAAGATGAAGAGCTGATTGTTGGACACCCTTGTGGAAAACCGCGTGCTGGCGCTTTCTCTCCTGATATCGCATGGCGTTGGGTTCGTGATGAACTCGATACTATGAGCACGCGTCCACAAGATCCATTCCAAATTTCAGAAGAAGACAAAAAAGTTATTCGTGAAGAGATTGTTCCATTCTGGGAAGGGCGCTCTCTGGATGAGATCTGTGAAGCTCAATATCGCGAAGCAGGTGTGTGGGAATTTAGTGGTGAAACCTTTGTGAGTGATCTTTCTTATCACCAAATCAATGGTGGTGGCGATACTTGCCCAGGTTATGACGTTCTGTTATTCACCAAAGGTATGAACGGTATTAAAGCCGATGCGCAAGCTAAATTAGCTGAATTAAGCATGGAAAATCCAGCTGATATTGACCGTATCTACTTCTATAAAGCCTCTATTGAAAGCTGTGAAGGTGTGATTGCTTATGCACATCGCATTGCAGAACATGCACGTGAATTAGCATCAAAAGAGAGCAATCCTCAACGTCGTGAAGAGCTACTGACGATTGCTCAAGTCAACGAAAATGTACCCGCAAATCCACCAAAAACACTGCAAGAAGCCTTGCAAAGTATTTGGACAGTCGAGTCATTGTTTGAAGTTGAAGAAAACCAAACGGGTCTTTCTTTAGGTCGCTTAGACCAATACTGCTTCCCAATGTATGAAAACGACATCAAATCAGGGCGTTTAACTCGTGAGCAAGCACTGGAAATGATGCAAGCCTTTATCATCAAATGTGCTGAATTAATGTGGATGTCGAGTGAGTTAGGTGCGAAATATTTTGCTGGTTATCAACCATTTATCAACTTAACCATCGGTGGACAAAAACGTACAGGTGGCGATGCGTGTAATGATTTAACGTACCTAATTATGGATGCTGTACGTTTTGTAAAAGTGTATCAACCATCATTAGCATGTCGTATTCATAACCAATCACCACAGCAATACATGGAAAAAATTGTTGATGTGGTTAAAGCCGGTATGGGCTTCCCTGCATGTCACTTCGATGATTCTCATATCAAGATGATGTTGCGTAAAGGCTTCGATTTTGAAGATGCGCGTGACTACTGCTTGATGGGGTGTGTTGAACCACAAAAATCAGGCCGTATTTATCAATGGACATCAACAGGTTATACCCAATGGCCTATCGCGATTGAGTTTGTATTAAACCGCGGTCGTATGGTGCTGTTTGATAGCTATCAAGGTCTAGATACAGGTGATTTACGTGACCTGCGTACTTATGAAGATTTCGATCGCGCTGTAAAAGAGCAAGTAGCGCATATCGTTCGTTTATCGGCAATTGGTACTGTGATCAGCCAACGTGTTCACCGTGATATTGCACCAAAACCATTAATGTCTTTACTGGTTGAAGGCTGTATGGAACAAGGTAAAGATGTGACCGCAGGTGGTGCAATGGTGAACCATGGCCCAGGTCTGATCTTCTCCGGTTTAGCGACTTATGTGGACTCAATGGCCGCTATTCGTAAATTAGTTTATGAAGATAAAAAATACACGTTAGAACAAATTCGTGACGGTCTATTGGCGAATTTTGAAGGCCAAGAAGAGTTATTACGTGACTGCTTGAACGCACCGAAATTTGGTAACGATGATGATGTTGTTGACCAATATGCGTTGGATATAACGGAATGGACTGAGCGTGAATGTCGTAAATATAAGATGCTCTACTCCACATTCAGTCATGGCACGTTGTCTATCTCTAACAATACGCCAATTGGCGAATTAACCGCAGCTACACCAAATGGTCGTTTGGCATGGAAACCATTATCAGATGGTATCAGCCCAACCCAAGGTGCGGATAAACATGGCCCAACAGCGATTATTAAATCAATCAGTAAAATGAATGTTGAAACCATGAATATCGGAATGGTTCATAACTTCAAATTCCTGAAAGGATTGTTAGATACCAATGAAGGCCGCCAAGGTTTAATTACCTTATTAAGAACGGCTTCCATTTTAGGTAATGGCCAGATGCAATTTAGCTATGTCGATAATGAAGTACTGAAAAAAGCGCAATTAGAGCCTGAAAAATACCGTGACTTAATTGTCCGTGTTGCTGGCTACAGTGCTTACTTCGTTGAATTATGTAAAGAAGTTCAGGATGAAATTATCAGTCGTACTGTGATTGAGAAATTCTAA
- a CDS encoding 1-propanol dehydrogenase PduQ: MSEFLIKPKIQFGTNALNFLSGLTARRAFVVTDKAMVKFGFANKVTDKLLQRGIEFQVYDDVASDPDISAIVSGMKIMDAHYPDLVIALGGGSVIDAAKAVMYSLWHTRKESNRTKPQFIAIPTTSGTGSEVTSFSVIKSRSEKLVLVDEFMLPDVAILDPELVKSVPPAITADTGMDVLCHALEAYVSKAASDFSDAMAEKAVKLVFSHLIDCHHQGDNLLAREKMHNASCIAGMAFTNASLGITHSLAHALGGVFHVPHGRANALLMTHVIAFNANFHGDCNSEAAKRYAYLAQSLGLPANTVREGVTSLIVAINVLKDEMGMPKSIRDTGVSEADFYARLTEMVGQALRDSCTPTNPRDVNTHQLETLYRQAFAGVSHS; encoded by the coding sequence ATGAGTGAGTTTCTGATAAAACCCAAAATTCAGTTTGGCACCAATGCACTGAATTTTCTCTCTGGGTTAACTGCCCGCCGCGCATTTGTGGTGACAGATAAAGCAATGGTGAAGTTTGGCTTTGCAAATAAAGTTACCGATAAATTATTGCAACGGGGTATCGAGTTCCAAGTTTACGATGATGTTGCGTCAGATCCTGATATTTCAGCCATTGTGAGTGGTATGAAAATCATGGATGCCCATTATCCAGATTTGGTTATCGCACTCGGTGGTGGGTCGGTGATTGATGCCGCGAAAGCCGTTATGTACTCCCTCTGGCATACCCGTAAAGAGAGCAACAGAACAAAACCACAATTTATTGCGATCCCAACCACCAGTGGTACAGGTTCGGAAGTGACCTCATTTTCAGTGATTAAGTCACGCAGTGAAAAATTGGTCTTGGTTGATGAGTTTATGTTGCCTGATGTCGCCATTCTCGATCCTGAGTTGGTGAAGTCTGTACCGCCAGCAATTACTGCTGATACGGGAATGGATGTGCTTTGCCATGCACTAGAAGCATATGTTTCTAAAGCTGCTTCTGATTTTTCTGATGCAATGGCAGAGAAAGCCGTCAAGTTAGTGTTTAGCCATCTTATTGATTGCCATCATCAAGGTGACAACTTACTTGCCCGTGAAAAAATGCATAACGCATCTTGCATTGCAGGAATGGCATTTACTAACGCCTCGCTGGGTATTACACACAGTCTTGCTCACGCATTAGGCGGTGTATTTCACGTTCCTCACGGTAGAGCAAATGCGTTATTGATGACGCATGTTATTGCTTTTAATGCGAATTTTCATGGTGATTGTAATAGCGAAGCAGCCAAGCGTTACGCCTATCTTGCTCAAAGCCTAGGACTTCCGGCTAATACGGTAAGAGAAGGGGTCACCAGTTTAATCGTCGCTATTAATGTATTGAAAGATGAAATGGGTATGCCGAAGAGTATTCGCGATACCGGTGTCAGTGAAGCGGACTTTTATGCCCGTTTAACGGAAATGGTCGGACAGGCTTTACGAGATAGCTGTACGCCGACAAATCCGCGTGACGTAAACACACACCAATTAGAAACATTGTATCGTCAGGCATTTGCCGGTGTATCACACAGTTAA
- a CDS encoding EutN/CcmL family microcompartment protein, producing MILAKVIGHVVATQKSPELKGSNLLMIATLDDELKPLKNKTYVAVDSVGAGINDVVLAEEYFALNKERYKAMSVVAIVEKVYRDSKE from the coding sequence ATGATCCTCGCAAAGGTAATCGGACACGTAGTAGCGACACAAAAAAGCCCAGAACTTAAAGGCAGCAATTTATTAATGATTGCCACTTTAGATGATGAGCTTAAGCCACTGAAAAACAAAACTTATGTGGCAGTGGATAGTGTAGGTGCAGGTATCAACGATGTTGTGTTGGCTGAAGAATACTTTGCACTGAACAAAGAACGTTACAAAGCGATGTCAGTGGTTGCCATTGTTGAGAAGGTTTATCGGGACAGTAAGGAGTAA
- a CDS encoding acetaldehyde dehydrogenase (acetylating), with translation MVALDKDLQSRQLARELVRNAKNAQLVYAKFSQEKIDSIVKHIAFEAARHAEELAKMANEETGFGKWEDKVLKNTFASLRVYEHMKDMKTVGIINDDKVKKVMDVGVPLGVITALVPSTNPTSTIIYKTLIALKAGNAIIFSPHPNAKQCSFRALEIVKKAALEAGAPAGIVDGVTLLTLEATKELMHSKDVSLILATGGEGMVRAAYASGTPTISGGPGNGPAFIERSADIKKAVSDIITSKTFDNGVICASEQSIIVERCIYNEVHRELLAQGAYFMNDEEATKVASMLLRANGTINPAVVGKDAIYLSQRAGFSVPANTRVLIALQDTVSPKNPYSREKLCPILGMYIEEDWKSACDRVVQLLTNEGLGHTLVIHTKNEDVIRQFSLEKPVNRILINTPAALGGIGATTNITPALTLGCGAVGGGSSSDNVGPMNLLNIRKVGYGVRTVEELKQPCPLAQEAAQPAVSACSVSSANHQTSILDDDRFRSPSLTPVHAECATAQRQTEGDDRFGASPYATTVSACAQQVIEQGDITEENVERIIKEVLGRLSK, from the coding sequence ATGGTTGCATTAGATAAAGATTTGCAATCCAGACAACTGGCTCGTGAGCTAGTTCGTAACGCGAAAAATGCACAACTTGTTTATGCTAAATTTTCGCAGGAAAAAATCGACAGTATCGTAAAACACATTGCGTTTGAAGCAGCTCGTCACGCAGAAGAGCTGGCAAAAATGGCAAACGAAGAGACAGGCTTTGGTAAGTGGGAAGACAAAGTTCTGAAAAATACCTTCGCGTCATTGCGTGTGTATGAACATATGAAAGACATGAAGACCGTTGGCATTATCAATGACGATAAAGTGAAAAAAGTCATGGATGTTGGCGTGCCTTTAGGTGTTATCACGGCGTTAGTGCCTTCAACTAACCCAACATCAACCATTATCTATAAAACCCTAATTGCACTGAAAGCGGGTAATGCGATTATTTTCTCTCCGCATCCAAATGCAAAACAGTGCAGTTTCCGTGCGTTAGAAATTGTTAAAAAAGCCGCTTTAGAGGCTGGAGCACCAGCAGGTATTGTTGATGGTGTGACATTACTGACACTGGAAGCGACAAAAGAATTAATGCACAGCAAAGATGTGTCATTAATTTTAGCTACTGGTGGCGAAGGTATGGTGCGTGCTGCTTATGCATCAGGTACGCCAACCATCAGTGGTGGCCCAGGTAATGGCCCTGCCTTTATTGAACGCAGTGCAGATATCAAAAAAGCAGTGAGCGATATCATCACCAGTAAAACATTCGACAATGGCGTTATCTGTGCATCAGAGCAATCCATTATCGTTGAACGTTGTATTTATAACGAAGTTCACCGTGAGCTATTAGCGCAAGGTGCTTACTTTATGAATGACGAAGAAGCAACCAAAGTGGCTTCAATGTTGCTGCGTGCTAACGGCACAATTAACCCAGCCGTTGTGGGTAAAGATGCGATTTATTTAAGTCAGCGTGCAGGTTTTAGTGTGCCAGCAAATACGCGTGTATTAATCGCATTACAAGATACCGTTTCACCTAAAAATCCGTATTCACGCGAAAAACTATGCCCAATCTTAGGGATGTATATCGAAGAAGATTGGAAATCAGCGTGCGATCGTGTGGTGCAATTACTGACTAATGAAGGCTTAGGTCATACCTTAGTTATTCATACCAAAAATGAAGATGTTATTCGTCAGTTTTCTCTAGAAAAACCGGTTAACCGTATTCTGATTAATACCCCAGCGGCATTAGGTGGCATCGGTGCAACCACTAATATTACTCCAGCGTTAACCTTAGGCTGTGGGGCTGTAGGTGGCGGTTCTAGCTCTGACAATGTCGGCCCAATGAATTTACTGAATATTCGTAAAGTGGGTTATGGCGTGCGTACCGTCGAAGAGTTAAAACAACCTTGTCCTTTAGCACAAGAAGCTGCTCAACCTGCTGTTTCTGCTTGCTCTGTTTCCAGTGCAAATCACCAGACCAGCATTCTTGATGATGATCGTTTTCGTTCACCTTCTTTAACGCCTGTTCATGCTGAGTGTGCAACTGCACAACGTCAAACTGAAGGTGATGATCGCTTTGGTGCGTCTCCTTATGCAACAACGGTAAGTGCTTGCGCGCAACAAGTGATTGAACAAGGTGATATTACTGAAGAAAACGTGGAACGCATTATCAAGGAAGTTCTCGGACGTCTGAGTAAGTAA
- a CDS encoding BMC domain-containing protein, with the protein MKEALGLVETKGLVACIEAADAMCKAANVELIGYENVGSGLVTAMVKGDVGAVNAAVESGVEAAKRIGTVVTSRVIARPHNDIEKIAQQHKA; encoded by the coding sequence ATGAAAGAAGCACTAGGTCTAGTTGAAACCAAAGGTCTTGTCGCTTGCATTGAAGCTGCTGATGCAATGTGCAAAGCAGCCAATGTTGAACTGATTGGTTATGAAAACGTCGGTTCAGGTTTAGTGACAGCAATGGTGAAAGGCGATGTCGGTGCAGTAAATGCAGCGGTTGAGTCAGGTGTTGAAGCGGCAAAACGTATCGGCACCGTGGTGACTTCTCGTGTTATTGCAAGACCGCATAACGATATCGAGAAAATCGCACAACAGCATAAAGCCTAA
- a CDS encoding BMC domain-containing protein: MGDALGLIETQGLVACIEAADAMCKAANVELIGYENVGSGLVTAMVKGDVGAVKAAVESGLEAAQRVGTVVTSLVIARPHNDIQKIVAQYKVTE, from the coding sequence ATGGGTGATGCATTAGGACTTATTGAAACTCAAGGGCTGGTGGCTTGTATTGAAGCTGCAGACGCGATGTGTAAAGCGGCAAATGTTGAGTTAATCGGCTACGAAAATGTGGGTTCAGGTTTAGTGACTGCAATGGTGAAAGGTGATGTCGGTGCCGTTAAAGCCGCTGTGGAATCTGGCTTAGAAGCTGCTCAACGTGTTGGTACTGTTGTGACTTCATTAGTCATCGCTCGTCCACATAACGATATTCAAAAAATCGTTGCCCAGTACAAAGTGACTGAATAA
- a CDS encoding BMC domain-containing protein: MGDALGLIETKGLVACIEAADAMCKAANVELIGYENVGSGLVTAMVKGDVGAVKAAVDSGVESAQRVGEVVTSLVIARPHNDINKIVIKHKA; the protein is encoded by the coding sequence ATGGGTGATGCATTAGGTCTGATTGAAACCAAAGGTCTGGTGGCATGTATTGAAGCCGCTGACGCTATGTGTAAAGCCGCGAACGTTGAACTTATTGGCTATGAAAATGTGGGTTCAGGTCTCGTGACTGCGATGGTGAAAGGCGACGTAGGCGCAGTGAAAGCTGCTGTGGATTCAGGTGTGGAGTCAGCACAACGCGTGGGTGAAGTTGTTACATCGCTCGTGATTGCTCGTCCTCACAATGACATCAACAAGATTGTTATCAAACACAAGGCATAG
- a CDS encoding FidL-like protein, producing the protein MKISGKLLCFLSALIFILVATYAATRLLTIKNEGVMVCSTKGIMRFENMEDENVNGNIHFSFGANGKGSIVVEGYTTSKPGWLYLQRYVKFDYTTKRVSPTERHYFVSQWDASASSIDESPDVIFDYFMREMSDSHDGLFINAQKLNEKTLLLSSLNSPLYICTLKPGSKFD; encoded by the coding sequence ATGAAAATCTCAGGGAAACTTTTATGTTTTTTATCGGCCCTGATTTTTATCTTGGTCGCCACTTATGCAGCAACAAGATTATTAACGATTAAAAATGAAGGTGTCATGGTTTGCTCAACCAAAGGCATTATGCGTTTTGAAAATATGGAAGATGAAAATGTAAATGGTAATATTCATTTTTCATTTGGTGCCAATGGTAAAGGATCGATTGTTGTTGAAGGCTATACCACCTCAAAACCAGGATGGTTGTATTTACAACGTTATGTGAAATTTGATTATACGACCAAGCGTGTTTCACCGACAGAACGTCACTATTTTGTTAGCCAATGGGATGCTAGTGCATCATCAATTGATGAATCCCCAGATGTTATTTTTGATTATTTTATGCGCGAAATGTCAGATAGTCATGATGGGTTATTTATTAATGCACAAAAGCTTAATGAGAAAACCTTACTATTAAGTTCGCTTAATTCACCTCTCTATATTTGTACCTTAAAACCAGGTAGTAAATTTGATTAA
- a CDS encoding transcriptional regulator: MKYKINALIYYDATDGAISLEKDSVDTHLSITANALLFYFIQHPGVVNRDEVLKRVWDDNGLVSSNSNLNQYLSLLRKTFRHYGIENIIVTIAKGRLEFNPDISVELIDDSTLLPLTQINEKALSLAEDENKTAEETTSLSSVADQTPLNITQTEVTQKKQKTEICWYLASIGFLFGAVFLAVIIFFNQHQSKPISLTPLTHNDCELLSNEAMINTAVSDNYVRNFDAVRKKLNLQCVKGERFVFFYGDKLQTNGLGRVFLAHCAKNEDNPFSYCDNYFYYSWKY; encoded by the coding sequence ATGAAATACAAAATAAATGCCTTAATTTATTACGACGCAACGGATGGCGCGATATCATTAGAAAAAGACAGTGTTGATACACATCTTTCTATTACCGCAAATGCGTTACTTTTTTATTTTATTCAGCACCCTGGAGTAGTTAATCGCGATGAAGTATTAAAACGTGTTTGGGATGATAATGGGTTAGTTTCATCAAACAGTAATTTAAACCAATATTTGAGTTTATTACGAAAGACATTTCGCCATTATGGTATTGAAAATATCATTGTTACCATTGCGAAAGGACGATTAGAGTTTAATCCAGATATTTCTGTTGAGTTAATTGATGACTCAACGCTATTGCCTTTAACTCAAATAAATGAAAAAGCGCTTTCTTTAGCTGAAGATGAAAATAAAACAGCAGAGGAAACAACGTCTTTATCTTCAGTTGCCGATCAAACTCCATTAAATATAACACAAACAGAAGTAACACAAAAAAAACAAAAAACAGAAATTTGTTGGTATTTAGCCAGCATTGGTTTTTTATTCGGTGCGGTATTTCTTGCTGTGATCATCTTTTTTAACCAACATCAATCAAAGCCAATTTCACTAACACCATTAACACACAATGATTGTGAATTACTTTCTAATGAAGCCATGATTAATACTGCGGTAAGTGATAATTATGTTCGCAATTTTGATGCGGTAAGAAAGAAGCTTAATTTACAGTGTGTAAAAGGTGAGCGATTTGTTTTCTTTTATGGTGATAAATTACAAACAAATGGATTAGGGCGGGTATTTTTAGCACATTGTGCAAAGAACGAAGATAACCCATTTAGTTATTGCGATAATTACTTTTACTATTCTTGGAAATACTAA
- a CDS encoding TetR/AcrR family transcriptional regulator, producing the protein MNTTAHHRKKDPIRVQEQLLEAASVIVANEGIASLSLNAVAKEAGVSKGGLLHHFPGKLELVQAVFKRLLGIMDSRIAVIMENDPIEAGRFSRAYLTYISDLKQSDESRQLAILSLAMPNEPIMRKCWRDWMLDHLAKGDKLDNSYLGTLIRYAADGLWLSELTEGPTISQEERSALVERLSEMTFDYMANTANQ; encoded by the coding sequence ATGAATACGACTGCACATCACCGAAAAAAAGATCCTATCCGAGTTCAAGAGCAATTATTGGAAGCGGCAAGTGTTATTGTGGCTAATGAGGGAATAGCCTCTCTTTCTTTAAATGCTGTAGCAAAAGAAGCGGGTGTAAGTAAAGGTGGGTTACTTCATCATTTCCCTGGGAAATTAGAATTAGTGCAGGCAGTGTTTAAGCGGTTATTAGGAATTATGGATAGCCGAATTGCAGTTATTATGGAAAATGATCCTATTGAAGCAGGGCGTTTTTCTCGCGCATATTTAACTTATATTTCTGATTTAAAACAGTCAGACGAAAGCCGTCAATTAGCCATACTGTCTTTAGCTATGCCAAACGAGCCTATTATGCGTAAATGCTGGCGAGATTGGATGCTAGACCATTTAGCCAAAGGCGATAAATTAGATAATAGTTATTTAGGTACTTTAATTCGTTATGCCGCAGATGGTCTTTGGTTATCTGAATTAACAGAAGGCCCTACTATCTCACAAGAGGAGCGTAGCGCATTAGTCGAAAGATTATCTGAAATGACATTTGACTATATGGCAAACACAGCAAATCAGTAA